The following are encoded in a window of Flavobacterium cupriresistens genomic DNA:
- a CDS encoding SIMPL domain-containing protein yields MKKLVLLLTIMFMTMSYGQETKQIPQINVNGEGKVKVAPDQVCISATVETKGNNAKDVKKQNDEKMDAVLKFIKKMNIPTADFKTKQVALNPQYDYEKKKTSYNANQTVEIVLKDLSKYDELMEGLVQQGINRLDNVSFESSKLAQHESEARKLAIKDAKAKAEDYVSVLGQKVGKAITISDNSQIYRPQPMYAAMRKSESADAMGGASNETLAIGEIEITANVTVSFILD; encoded by the coding sequence ATGAAGAAACTAGTATTATTATTAACAATTATGTTTATGACTATGTCTTACGGCCAAGAAACCAAACAAATTCCTCAAATCAATGTAAATGGGGAAGGAAAAGTAAAAGTAGCACCCGATCAGGTTTGTATTTCAGCTACGGTTGAAACAAAAGGGAATAATGCTAAGGATGTCAAAAAGCAAAATGACGAAAAAATGGACGCGGTTTTAAAATTCATTAAAAAAATGAATATTCCAACAGCAGATTTCAAAACAAAACAAGTAGCTCTTAATCCACAATACGATTACGAGAAAAAGAAAACAAGTTACAATGCCAATCAGACTGTAGAAATTGTATTAAAAGATTTGTCTAAATACGATGAGTTAATGGAAGGTTTGGTTCAACAAGGAATTAATCGTTTAGATAACGTTTCTTTTGAATCTTCTAAATTAGCGCAACACGAATCAGAAGCTAGAAAATTGGCGATTAAAGATGCTAAAGCAAAAGCAGAAGATTATGTATCTGTTTTGGGTCAAAAAGTAGGTAAGGCAATTACAATTTCTGATAATTCACAAATCTACCGTCCACAACCTATGTATGCAGCGATGAGAAAGTCAGAGTCTGCAGATGCAATGGGAGGAGCTTCAAATGAAACTCTTGCAATTGGTGAAATCGAAATTACAGCAAACGTAACAGTTAGTTTTATTCTGGACTAA
- a CDS encoding Fic family protein, with protein MWNIDLIYRNEFQSTFERLYQKRQDLQTSRPLPNIALHKIRESLSLEWTYNSNSIEGNTMSLRETQMVIQEGITIKGKSLREHFETHNHDKAIDYLYSIVDDTYKLRSIDILSIHGLVLRSIEDDFAGRLRNGGVRISGANFMPPNANKVSDYLDELIDFINTNPLGLNDIELATIYHHKLVWIHPFFDGNGRTVRLSMNLLLMRCGFPPAIILKNDRKKYYEALNQANTGNYQKLILLMCQALERTLNIYLNAMPDSDTNFQKIADIVSEPETPYGQEYVSLLARTGKIDAYKEGRNWYTTKEAIEEYMATRKRKR; from the coding sequence ATGTGGAATATAGACCTAATATATAGAAACGAATTTCAATCAACCTTTGAACGATTGTATCAGAAAAGGCAGGATTTGCAAACCAGCAGACCCTTGCCAAACATCGCTTTGCATAAAATTCGTGAAAGCCTTTCTTTAGAATGGACCTATAACTCCAATAGTATAGAAGGAAATACTATGAGTTTGCGAGAAACCCAAATGGTTATTCAGGAAGGGATTACCATAAAAGGCAAATCTTTAAGAGAACACTTTGAAACTCATAACCATGACAAGGCTATTGATTACCTGTACTCTATTGTTGATGATACTTACAAACTTAGAAGTATTGATATACTCTCTATACATGGTTTGGTTTTACGCTCTATTGAAGACGATTTTGCAGGACGTTTACGCAATGGGGGGGTCCGTATTTCCGGTGCCAATTTTATGCCTCCAAATGCAAACAAGGTTTCTGACTATCTAGACGAACTAATTGATTTTATTAATACAAACCCTTTAGGACTTAATGATATAGAACTGGCTACTATTTACCATCATAAATTAGTCTGGATTCATCCTTTCTTTGATGGTAATGGGCGTACTGTGCGTTTAAGCATGAATTTACTATTGATGCGTTGTGGGTTTCCACCTGCAATTATTCTTAAAAATGACAGGAAAAAGTATTACGAAGCCTTAAATCAGGCTAATACAGGAAACTATCAAAAACTAATACTTTTGATGTGTCAGGCTTTAGAACGTACGCTCAATATTTATCTAAATGCTATGCCGGACAGCGATACCAACTTTCAAAAAATAGCTGATATTGTTAGCGAGCCAGAGACACCTTATGGTCAGGAATATGTAAGTTTACTTGCCAGAACAGGCAAAATAGACGCTTACAAAGAAGGCCGAAACTGGTATACTACCAAAGAAGCTATAGAAGAATATATGGCTACCCGAAAAAGAAAACGCTAA
- the ggt gene encoding gamma-glutamyltransferase — MRKVTLLFTLLYISCSAQQTPAKPTGLVVTKAMVVSAREEASKIGVEIMKKGGNAFDAMVGTELALAVAFPFAGNIGGGGFMVYRKANGEVGSLDYREKAPLAATKDMFLDKDGNVIKGKSTETALAIGVPGTVAGVFAVHKKLGTLPMSEILKLVIALAEKGVVVTQKQEKNLKNYHESIVKINGEQTLLAGNFKENDTIKYSALAKTLKRIQKNGRNEFYKGETAKILVDYLQKKGGIITLEDLAKYEAKWRKPLQFTYKDLKITSMAPPSSGGICLAQILKMIEPYDLSKLGHNSDASIQIIVEAERRAYADRSQYLGDPDFVKVPTKALMDSSYLKDRMSTFNPEKASLSSEIKEGKITYNESTETTHYSIVDQFGNAVAATTTLNDAYGSKYYCDELGFFLNNEMDDFSAKPGSPNMFGLVGNEANSIAPQKRMLSSMTPTIVEKDGKLFMVVGTPGGSTIITSVLQTILNVYEYNLSMQEAVNAPRFHHQWLPDLITFEPDTFDTKTIEKLKSKNYLINEKSTPIIGKVDAILVLPNKNLEGGADFRGDDKAAGF; from the coding sequence ATGAGAAAAGTTACACTACTGTTTACCTTATTATATATTAGCTGCTCAGCACAACAGACTCCAGCAAAACCAACCGGATTAGTCGTTACCAAAGCAATGGTGGTTTCTGCCCGTGAAGAAGCATCCAAAATAGGTGTTGAAATCATGAAAAAAGGCGGTAATGCTTTTGATGCCATGGTTGGTACTGAATTAGCGCTTGCCGTTGCTTTTCCGTTTGCCGGAAATATCGGCGGCGGCGGGTTTATGGTTTACCGAAAAGCAAATGGCGAAGTCGGATCGTTGGATTATCGTGAAAAAGCGCCATTAGCAGCCACAAAAGATATGTTTCTCGATAAAGACGGAAATGTAATTAAAGGAAAAAGTACGGAAACTGCTCTTGCTATTGGAGTACCGGGTACTGTTGCCGGTGTTTTTGCTGTTCATAAAAAGCTAGGAACACTGCCTATGTCCGAAATTCTAAAACTCGTAATTGCTCTTGCTGAAAAAGGGGTAGTTGTAACGCAAAAACAAGAAAAAAACTTAAAAAATTATCATGAAAGTATTGTCAAAATAAACGGAGAGCAAACACTACTCGCGGGAAATTTCAAGGAGAACGATACTATTAAATATTCCGCTTTAGCGAAAACTTTAAAAAGGATTCAAAAAAATGGAAGAAATGAATTCTACAAAGGAGAAACTGCCAAAATTCTTGTCGATTATCTTCAGAAAAAAGGTGGAATTATAACCCTTGAGGATTTGGCGAAATATGAAGCAAAATGGAGAAAACCACTTCAATTTACTTATAAAGATTTAAAGATCACTTCTATGGCACCACCCAGCAGTGGCGGAATTTGTCTGGCACAAATTTTAAAAATGATCGAACCTTATGATTTATCTAAATTAGGACATAATTCTGATGCATCTATTCAAATCATTGTTGAAGCTGAAAGAAGAGCTTATGCAGACAGAAGTCAATACTTGGGTGATCCGGATTTTGTAAAAGTTCCAACAAAAGCTTTAATGGATAGTTCTTACTTAAAAGACAGAATGTCAACTTTTAATCCGGAAAAAGCCAGTTTATCTTCCGAAATAAAAGAGGGGAAAATTACCTATAATGAAAGTACCGAAACAACACATTATTCGATTGTAGATCAATTTGGAAATGCTGTTGCTGCGACTACAACCCTTAACGATGCTTATGGTTCTAAATACTATTGCGATGAATTAGGTTTCTTTTTGAATAATGAAATGGATGATTTCAGTGCTAAACCAGGTTCCCCGAACATGTTTGGTTTGGTGGGAAATGAAGCCAACAGTATTGCACCTCAAAAGCGTATGTTAAGTTCTATGACTCCAACAATTGTTGAGAAAGACGGTAAACTATTTATGGTAGTAGGTACTCCAGGCGGGTCTACGATAATAACTTCTGTTTTACAAACCATTCTAAATGTTTACGAATACAACTTAAGCATGCAGGAAGCTGTAAATGCACCTCGTTTTCATCATCAGTGGTTACCTGATCTTATTACTTTTGAACCTGATACTTTCGATACTAAGACCATCGAAAAACTAAAATCTAAAAACTATTTGATCAACGAAAAATCTACTCCAATTATTGGAAAAGTGGATGCTATTCTGGTATTGCCAAATAAAAATTTAGAGGGTGGCGCTGACTTCCGTGGTGACGATAAAGCAGCCGGGTTTTAA
- a CDS encoding rhomboid family intramembrane serine protease — protein sequence MNTILIGIIVANVLISYKGFNDFAFFRKYEFHVGSIRSGEQIRMLSSGFLHADMMHLIFNMLTLWFFAPVVLNWLGNFSFILVYFGSLIFGSLLTMLFHKNDYSYRAVGASGAVTGVLYSAILLQPDMMLGIFFVIPVPAYLFGILYLLYSIYGMKAKNDNIGHTAHFGGAVGGYLITLIKEPALLVDHTLMVILLAIPIIVLFGMAKLGKL from the coding sequence ATGAATACCATTTTGATTGGGATAATAGTTGCCAACGTACTAATAAGTTACAAGGGGTTTAATGATTTTGCATTTTTTAGAAAATACGAATTTCACGTCGGAAGTATTCGTTCCGGAGAGCAAATCAGAATGCTTTCATCAGGTTTTTTACATGCCGATATGATGCATTTGATTTTTAACATGCTTACACTTTGGTTTTTCGCTCCTGTAGTTTTAAATTGGTTAGGCAATTTTTCTTTTATCTTAGTTTATTTTGGAAGTTTAATTTTCGGAAGTTTACTTACCATGTTGTTTCATAAAAACGATTACAGTTACCGTGCCGTTGGTGCCTCGGGAGCAGTAACGGGTGTTTTGTACTCTGCGATTTTATTACAGCCGGATATGATGTTGGGAATCTTTTTTGTGATTCCTGTACCGGCTTATCTTTTTGGAATTTTATATTTATTATATTCAATTTATGGAATGAAGGCCAAGAATGATAACATCGGACATACGGCTCATTTTGGAGGTGCAGTAGGCGGTTATTTAATCACTTTAATAAAAGAACCTGCTTTATTAGTAGATCATACGCTAATGGTTATTTTGTTGGCAATTCCGATTATAGTACTTTTTGGAATGGCAAAATTAGGAAAGCTGTAA
- a CDS encoding lysophospholipid acyltransferase family protein, with product MQFLVYILAYPILWLISILPFRIFYWFSDFVFFLVYYVLGYRRKVVRENLALALPHLSDVERKVIEKKFYQHMCDMFLEMIKTMSISPEEMEKRFTVTNMEVIREYEKKGKSAILVTSHYASFEWILTINKKLLFKGVGVYKKIANPYFDKLVRKIRSKYDTELVETRKTIPLMAQNQRDGILSLYGLASDQSPKLDRIFHSSSFMGIEVPVHTGSEMLAKKYDLSVIFFKVKKIKRGYYEGTFIPICDNPRDYEDFKVTEMYLEEVEKQILEAPEYYLWTHKRWKHRVER from the coding sequence ATGCAATTCCTCGTTTATATTTTAGCCTATCCTATTCTTTGGCTTATCTCTATACTTCCTTTTCGAATCTTTTATTGGTTTTCTGATTTTGTATTCTTTCTGGTCTATTATGTTTTAGGATACAGAAGAAAAGTGGTTCGCGAGAATCTGGCTTTAGCATTACCCCATTTAAGTGATGTGGAAAGAAAAGTAATCGAAAAGAAATTTTATCAGCACATGTGCGATATGTTTCTTGAAATGATCAAAACCATGAGCATTTCTCCTGAAGAAATGGAGAAAAGGTTTACCGTAACCAATATGGAAGTCATTAGAGAATATGAAAAAAAGGGCAAAAGTGCCATTTTGGTCACGTCTCATTATGCCAGTTTTGAATGGATTCTGACGATTAACAAAAAATTACTCTTTAAAGGTGTCGGTGTTTATAAAAAAATCGCCAATCCATACTTTGATAAACTGGTTCGAAAAATCAGATCTAAATACGATACTGAATTAGTAGAAACCCGAAAAACAATTCCGCTTATGGCCCAAAACCAGAGAGACGGAATTCTGAGTCTTTATGGTTTGGCAAGTGATCAGTCACCAAAATTGGATCGTATTTTTCACTCGAGTTCTTTTATGGGAATTGAAGTTCCTGTTCACACCGGATCAGAAATGCTGGCTAAAAAATACGATTTAAGCGTTATTTTCTTCAAAGTAAAAAAGATAAAACGTGGGTATTACGAAGGTACTTTCATTCCGATCTGCGACAATCCACGGGATTATGAAGACTTCAAAGTCACAGAAATGTATCTGGAAGAAGTAGAAAAACAAATTCTTGAAGCTCCGGAATATTATTTGTGGACACACAAAAGATGGAAACATAGGGTTGAGAGATAA
- a CDS encoding chloride channel protein, giving the protein MLKKYFRRLESIIALGQSLMTPKQFIFLSSVLIGISCALAVIVLKTFAHSVFSFATYINGILKLSFINSLLPIIGILLTVLVVKKVLSGTIQKGTSQILYAVAKKASIIPKKQMYAQIITSSLTVGLGGSAGLESPIVITGAAFGSNFAQNYKLPYKDRTLLIGCGVAAGISAAFNAPIAGVLFAIEVLLVDVSISAFTPIMISAATGAIVSAILLDESILLSFKQQQTFNYHNTPFYVILGVLTGLAAIYYSRNFQRVEHYFSKLEMGPYKKALIGSSMLAVLIFIFPTLFGEGYESIKTLSESDPGKLLDNTLFSEYRDNNWVLLIFVGCTLMIKVLASGLTIGSGGNGGNFAPALFLGSYLGYFFSKLVNMTGLTNLPVSNFTMVGMAGILSGLFHAPLTAIFLIAEITGGYGLMIPLMIISSISFAISKRFEKHSLDVKGLAKKGHAFTSNKDSNILSTLDIDSIIQTDYLTVHPDENLTKLVDLISHSNQVVFAVVNNEKDLVGVVHFNDIREIIFNSYRVKYTLIKDVMKTPLATISSYDSMEIVMSKFEKTKTAFIPVVRNEKYYGFISKSIALEAYRTKLRAMTIE; this is encoded by the coding sequence ATGCTAAAAAAATATTTCAGAAGACTAGAAAGCATAATTGCTTTGGGGCAATCGCTAATGACACCAAAGCAATTTATTTTTTTATCAAGTGTTTTAATTGGTATTTCTTGTGCTCTTGCGGTAATTGTTTTAAAAACATTTGCCCATAGCGTATTTTCATTTGCCACTTATATCAATGGGATACTTAAATTGAGTTTCATCAATAGTTTACTTCCTATTATTGGAATTTTGCTAACCGTTTTAGTTGTCAAAAAAGTACTAAGCGGAACCATACAAAAAGGAACTTCACAAATCCTTTATGCAGTTGCCAAAAAAGCAAGTATCATCCCTAAGAAACAAATGTATGCTCAAATTATTACTAGCTCCCTAACTGTTGGCTTGGGAGGCTCTGCAGGTTTGGAAAGTCCAATTGTAATTACAGGTGCTGCTTTTGGATCTAATTTTGCTCAAAATTATAAACTTCCTTATAAAGACAGAACCTTACTTATTGGCTGCGGTGTAGCTGCCGGGATTTCGGCCGCATTTAACGCTCCGATTGCCGGGGTTCTTTTTGCTATTGAAGTCTTGTTGGTAGACGTAAGTATTTCTGCTTTTACCCCTATTATGATTTCTGCTGCAACAGGGGCAATTGTTTCTGCTATTTTACTGGATGAAAGCATCTTATTATCTTTTAAACAACAACAAACTTTTAATTATCACAATACTCCTTTTTATGTAATTTTAGGAGTACTTACCGGTCTTGCTGCTATTTATTATTCTCGAAATTTTCAGAGAGTTGAACATTACTTTTCAAAACTGGAAATGGGCCCCTATAAAAAGGCTTTAATAGGTTCTTCTATGCTGGCTGTTCTGATTTTTATTTTCCCTACTCTTTTTGGAGAAGGTTATGAAAGTATAAAAACGCTATCAGAAAGTGATCCCGGAAAATTATTAGACAATACCCTTTTTAGTGAATACCGAGACAATAATTGGGTGCTCCTCATCTTTGTTGGATGTACCTTAATGATAAAAGTTTTAGCCTCCGGTTTAACTATCGGAAGCGGTGGAAATGGAGGTAATTTTGCTCCTGCCCTCTTTTTAGGTTCTTATCTTGGTTATTTTTTCTCCAAATTAGTTAATATGACTGGGCTTACAAACTTACCAGTTAGTAATTTTACGATGGTCGGAATGGCCGGAATCCTAAGCGGTTTGTTTCATGCGCCTCTAACAGCCATTTTCTTAATCGCCGAAATAACAGGAGGTTACGGACTAATGATTCCTTTGATGATTATATCCTCCATTAGTTTTGCTATCTCCAAGCGATTCGAAAAACATTCCCTCGATGTAAAAGGATTAGCCAAAAAAGGACATGCTTTTACCAGCAATAAAGATTCAAACATATTATCGACTCTTGATATTGATTCTATTATCCAGACAGATTATTTAACCGTACATCCTGATGAGAATTTAACCAAACTCGTCGATCTTATTTCCCACTCTAATCAAGTTGTTTTTGCCGTTGTGAATAACGAAAAAGATCTTGTTGGTGTGGTTCACTTTAATGATATTCGAGAAATCATCTTTAATAGTTACCGTGTAAAATACACCTTGATAAAAGACGTCATGAAAACTCCACTTGCTACCATATCCTCTTATGACAGCATGGAAATTGTTATGAGTAAATTTGAAAAAACTAAAACAGCTTTTATTCCAGTCGTACGAAATGAAAAATATTACGGCTTTATTTCCAAATCCATAGCACTTGAAGCCTATCGAACTAAGCTAAGAGCTATGACCATCGAGTAA
- the glmM gene encoding phosphoglucosamine mutase, producing the protein MTLIKSISGIRGTIGGKVGDNLTPVDAVKFASAYGTFLKNNTSKEKLTVVIGRDARISGPMIHNLVVNTLIGLGINVIDLGLSTTPTVEVAVPLEKADGGIILTASHNPKQWNALKLLNEKGEFLSGAEGAKILEIAEAEAFDFSDVDNLGEITINDAYMDIHIDEVLNLPLVDVEAVKVAKFKVVVDGVNSSGGIIIPKLLELMGVEVVKLYCEPNGHFPHNPEPLKEHLTDISELVVKEKAHLGVVVDPDVDRLAFICEDGEMFGEEYTLVACADYVLSKTPGNTVSNMSSSRALRDVTVGHKGNYEASAVGEVNVVELMKKNNAIIGGEGNGGIIYPESHYGRDSLVGVALFLTHLANKKMSVSALRASYPEYYMSKNKIELTPQIDVDAILVAMTEKYKSEDISTIDGVKIDFATEWVHLRKSNTEPIIRIYTEAPSQEKADVLALRIIDEIKAIAGI; encoded by the coding sequence ATGACTTTAATAAAATCTATCTCAGGTATACGTGGAACCATTGGAGGAAAAGTGGGAGACAACCTGACTCCTGTTGATGCGGTAAAGTTTGCTTCGGCTTACGGAACCTTTCTTAAAAATAATACTTCAAAAGAAAAATTAACAGTTGTAATTGGTCGTGACGCCAGAATTTCTGGTCCAATGATTCATAATCTCGTAGTAAATACCTTAATTGGTTTAGGAATTAATGTAATTGACCTTGGACTTTCCACTACGCCAACTGTAGAAGTTGCTGTGCCTTTGGAAAAAGCAGACGGTGGGATTATCCTGACGGCTTCTCACAATCCAAAACAATGGAATGCATTGAAATTATTGAATGAAAAAGGAGAATTCTTAAGCGGAGCAGAAGGAGCTAAAATTCTTGAAATTGCCGAGGCAGAAGCTTTCGATTTTTCAGATGTGGATAATCTGGGAGAAATTACGATCAATGATGCTTATATGGATATTCACATCGACGAGGTTTTAAATTTGCCTTTAGTTGATGTTGAAGCAGTAAAAGTGGCAAAATTTAAAGTAGTTGTTGATGGAGTAAATTCGTCAGGGGGAATTATTATTCCTAAATTGTTAGAATTAATGGGCGTTGAAGTAGTAAAATTATACTGCGAACCAAACGGACATTTCCCTCATAATCCGGAACCTTTAAAAGAACATTTAACCGATATTTCAGAATTGGTTGTAAAAGAAAAAGCCCATTTAGGAGTTGTAGTTGATCCAGATGTGGATCGTCTGGCATTTATTTGTGAGGACGGAGAAATGTTTGGAGAAGAATATACATTGGTAGCTTGTGCAGATTATGTATTGAGTAAAACTCCCGGAAATACAGTGTCAAATATGTCTTCTTCACGTGCTTTGCGTGATGTAACAGTAGGACACAAAGGAAACTACGAAGCGAGCGCAGTAGGTGAGGTGAATGTGGTTGAATTGATGAAGAAAAATAATGCTATTATTGGTGGTGAAGGTAACGGTGGAATTATCTATCCGGAATCACATTACGGGCGTGACAGCTTGGTTGGTGTGGCTTTATTTTTAACGCATTTGGCAAATAAAAAGATGTCAGTTTCAGCATTGCGTGCTTCATATCCGGAGTATTATATGAGTAAAAATAAAATCGAATTAACACCACAAATTGATGTTGATGCGATTTTAGTAGCCATGACAGAAAAATACAAAAGCGAAGATATCTCAACAATCGACGGTGTAAAAATTGATTTTGCGACCGAATGGGTACATTTAAGAAAATCAAATACAGAACCTATTATTCGTATTTACACAGAAGCTCCGTCTCAGGAAAAAGCAGACGTTTTAGCGCTTCGAATTATTGATGAGATTAAGGCTATTGCAGGGATTTAA
- a CDS encoding ACP phosphodiesterase: protein MNFLAHIYLSGDNDLIKIGNFMADGIRGKQFEHFPEDVQKGIILHRSIDTYTDSHTVFRQSTKRLHDKYHHYSGVIVDIVYDHFLAKNWTKYSDEKLETFINRFYRSLHENYAILTEKTQDLMPYMIQRNWLLSYQTVEGIHQILTQMDRRSKNESKMQYASAELKEFYTEFEQEFTLFFEDIKEHSKQKLLLL, encoded by the coding sequence ATGAATTTCCTAGCACACATTTATCTGTCAGGAGACAATGATTTAATAAAAATCGGCAATTTTATGGCCGATGGAATTCGTGGAAAACAATTTGAACATTTTCCGGAGGATGTCCAAAAAGGAATTATCCTGCACCGATCGATTGATACTTATACCGATTCGCATACTGTTTTCAGACAGAGTACCAAAAGGTTACATGACAAATACCACCATTACTCGGGTGTGATTGTAGACATTGTTTACGATCATTTTTTAGCCAAAAACTGGACGAAATATTCAGATGAAAAACTGGAAACTTTCATTAACCGATTTTATCGATCGTTACACGAAAACTATGCTATTCTCACTGAAAAAACGCAGGATCTAATGCCTTATATGATTCAGAGAAACTGGCTTTTAAGTTATCAGACGGTTGAAGGAATCCATCAGATTTTAACCCAAATGGACCGAAGGTCAAAAAACGAATCAAAAATGCAGTATGCCAGTGCCGAATTAAAAGAATTTTATACTGAATTCGAGCAGGAATTTACGCTCTTTTTTGAAGATATAAAAGAACATTCAAAACAAAAATTACTCTTATTATGA